A genomic segment from Pseudorca crassidens isolate mPseCra1 chromosome 6, mPseCra1.hap1, whole genome shotgun sequence encodes:
- the PRSS56 gene encoding serine protease 56 — protein MLLALLLLLLPLPDPRSAHGHPLYTRVPPSTLQAALSAQGTKVLQAAQRSAQWAVNRVVMEIQHRLHECRSCANHTPPCPGPCGERRPGAVNVTRAHGRIVGGSAAPPGAWPWLVRLQLGGQPLCGGVLVAASWVLTAAHCFAGYVGPQAPAQTGSPVRGPALPGSAGGHQARGPVSASPWRRSSPFPPQGAQAAQPGRGFSGDSPSWAFSPLGVAASPGPALPAPRRRNSPARGLAGWCLWAEGRVSRGPLCILVLRVSRRSPRSAPNELLWTVTLAEGPRGEQAEEVPVNRILPHPKFDPRTFHNDLALVQLWTPVSPTGAARPVCLPQEPQEPPAGTACAIAGWGALFEDGPEAEAVREARVPLLSADTCRRALGPGLRPSSMLCAGYLAGGIDSCQGDSGGPLTCSEPGPRPREVLYGVTSWGDGCGEPGKPGVYTRVAVFKDWLQEQMSAAPFSREPSCRELLAWEPSEEPLADAAPPCAFYAHLCPGPAGACARLAHQQCLQRRRRCELRSLAHTLLELLRGAQELFGPRPGARPLAPALARPAPSLRDPPRHLSREQRLHSGSRAAGTGFPKRRSEQRGEANGCPGLEPLWQKLAALQGTHAWILQVPAERLAMDFHEVLADLGSKTLTGLFRAWVWAGLGGRHVVFGGLVGLEPATLAQSLPRLLVQALQAFRLAALAEAEP, from the exons ATGCTGCTGGCtttgctgctgctcctgctgcccctcccAGACCCGCGGTCTGCCCACGGGCACCCACTGTACACGCGCGTGCCCCCCAGCACCCTGCAAG CAGCTCTGTCAGCCCAGGGGACGAAAGTGTTGCAGGCTGCCCAGAGGAGCGCCCAGTGGGCAGTAAACCGGGTGGTGATGGAGATCCAGCACAGGCTGCATGAGTGCCGAAGTTGTGCCAATCACACCCCTCCATGCCCGG GGCCGTGTGGCGAGAGGCGCCCCGGCGCTGTCAACGTGACGCGGGCGCACGGCCGCATTGTGGGGGGCAGCGCGGCACCGCCCGGGGCCTGGCCCTGGCTGGTGAGGCTGCAACTCGGCGGGCAGCCTCTGTGCGGCGGCGTCCTGGTGGCGGCGTCCTGGGTGCTCACGGCGGCGCACTGCTTCGCGGGGTACGTCGGGCCCCAGGCCCCTGCCCAGACCGGATCCCCAGTGCGGGGTCCAGCTCTTCCGGGGTCGGCTGGCGGGCACCAAGCGCGAGGACCGGTCTCTGCTTCCCCCTGGCGGCGGTCGTCCCCTTTCCCACCTCAAGGCGCCCAGGCCGCCCAGCCAGGGCGCGGATTCTCCGGGGACTCACCGTCCTGGGCCTTCTCCCCACTCGGCGTCGCGGCTTCTCCCGGGcccgccctccctgcccccaggcgGAGAAACAGCCCGGCGCGCGGGCTCGCTGGGTGGTGCCTGTGGGCGGAGGGCAGGGTCTCCAGGGGACCTCTCTGCATCCTTGTGCTGCGTGTCTCCCGCCGCTCGCCCCGCAGCGCCCCGAACGAGCTTCTGTGGACGGTGACGCTGGCCGAGGGGCCCCGGGGGGAGCAGGCGGAGGAGGTGCCGGTGAACCGCATCTTGCCCCACCCCAAG tttGACCCTCGGACCTTCCACAACGACCTGGCCCTGGTGCAGCTGTGGACGCCGGTGAGCCCGACAGGGGCGGCGCGCCCCGTGTGCCTGCCCCAAGAGCCCCAGGAGCCCCCCGCAGGCACCGCCTGCGCCATCGCGGGCTGGGGTGCCCTCTTCGAAG ATGGGCCTGAGGCTGAGGCGGTGAGGGAAGCCCGTGTACCCCTGCTCAGCGCCGACACCTGCAGAAGGGCCCTGGGGCCAGGGCTGCGCCCCAGCAGCATGCTCTGTGCCGGCTACCTGGCTGGCGGCATTGACTCGTGCCAG GGTGACTCTGGAGGCCCCCTGACCTGTTCTGAGCCTGGCCCCCGTCCCAGGGAGGTCCTGTACGGAGTCACCTCCTGGGGGGACGGATGCGGGGAGCCAGGGAAGCCTGGGGTCTACACCCGTGTGGCTGTGTTCAAGGACTGGCTCCAGGAGCAGATGAGCG CCGCCCCCTTCAGCCGCGAGCCCAGCTGCAGGGAGCTTCTGGCTTGGGAACCGTCGGAGGAGCCGCTGGCAGACGCCGCCCCGCCCTGTGCCTTCTACGCCCACCTGTGCCCGGGGCCCGCGGGCGCCTGTGCGCGCCTGGCGCACCAGCAGTGCCTGCAGCGCCGGCGGCGATGTG AGCTGCGCTCGCTGGCGCACACCCTACTGGAACTACTGCGGGGCGCCCAGGAGCTGTTCGGCCCGCGCCCGGGGGCGCGGCCCCTGGCCCCGGCCCTGGCTCGGCCCGCTCCGTCGCTCCGGGATCCTCCCAGGCACCTCTCCCGCGAGCAGCGGCTGCACTCAG GATCGCGGGCGGCAGGCACTGGGTTCCCGAAGCGGAGGTCGGAGCAGCGCGGGGAAGCGAACG GCTGCCCTGGGCTGGAGCCCCTGTGGCAGAAGTTGGCTGCCCTCCAGGGCACCCATGCCTGGATCTTACAGGTCCCCGCTGAGCGCCTGGCCATGGACTTTCACGAG GTCCTGGCAGACCTGGGCTCCAAGACACTGACTGGGCTCTTCCGAGCCTGGGTTTGGGCAGGCCTGGGGGGCCGGCACGTGGTCTTCGGCGGCCTGGTGGGTCTGGAGCCAGCCACGCTGGCACAAAGCCTTCCCCGGTTGCTGGTGCAGGCCCTACAGGCCTTCCGCTTGGCAGCCCTGGCGGAGGCAGAGCCCTAG
- the CHRND gene encoding acetylcholine receptor subunit delta: protein MEGPVLTLGLLAALVVCGSWGLNEEERLIRHLFEEKHYNKELRPVAHKEETVGVTLALTLSNLISLKEVEETLTTNVWIEHGWTDSRLKWEAEDFGNISVLRLPSDMVWLPEIVLENNNDGSFQISYSCNVLIYPSGYVYWLPPAIFRSSCPVSVTYFPFDWQNCSLKFSSLKYTAKEITLSLKQDEEDGRYYPVEWIIIDPEGFTENGEWEIVHRPARINVDPSASPGSPGRQDVTFYLIIRRKPLFYVINILVPCVLISFMINLVFYLPADCGEKTSMAISVLLAQSVFLLLISKRLPATSMAIPLIGKFLLFGMVLVTMVVVICVIVLNIHFRSPSTHMLSEGVKKLFLETLPEVLHMSRPAEDGPSPGTLVRRSSSLGYISKAEEYFSLKSRSDLMFEKQSERHGLARRLTTARRPPVGSEQAQQELFSELKPAVDGANFIVNHMKDQNNYNEEKDCWNRIARTVDRLCLFVVTPIMVVGTAWIFLQGAYNQPPPQPFPGDPFSYREQDKRFI from the exons ATGGAGGGGCCCGTGTTAACGCTGGGGCTGCTGGCTGCCCTGGTCGTGTGTG GCAGCTGGGGCCTGAACGAGGAGGAGCGGCTGATCCGGCACCTGTTTGAGGAGAAACATTACAACAAAGAGCTGCGGCCCGTGGCGCACAAAGAGGAGACCGTGGGGGTCACCCTGGCCCTCAccctctccaacctcatctcccTG AAAGAAGTTGAAGAGACCCTCACCACTAACGTGTGGATTGAGCAC GGCTGGACAGACAGCCGGCTGAAGTGGGAGGCCGAAGATTTTGGGAACATCAGCGTCCTGCGTCTGCCCTCTGACATGGTGTGGCTCCCAGAGATAGTGCTGGAGAACAA CAATGACGGCTCCTTCCAGATTTCCTACTCCTGCAACGTGCTCATCTACCCCTCAGGCTACGTGTACTGGCTGCCGCCCGCAATCTTCCGCTCCTCCTGCCCCGTCTCCGTCACCTACTTCCCCTTCGACTGGCAGAACTGCTCCCTCAAGTTCAG TTCACTCAAGTACACGGCCAAGGAGATCACCCTGAGCCTGAAGCAGGACGAGGAAGACGGCCGCTACTACCCCGTGGAGTGGATCATCATCGACCCCGAGGGCTTCACAG AGAACGGGGAGTGGGAGATAGTGCACCGGCCGGCCAGGATCAACGTGGACCCCAGTGCCTCGCCAGGCAGTCCCGGCCGCCAGGATGTCACCTTCTACCTCATCATCCGCCGCAAGCCGCTCTTCTATGTCATCAACATCCTGGTGCCCTGCGTGCTCATCTCCTTCATGATCAACCTGGTCTTCTACCTGCCGGCGGACT GTGGCGAGAAGACGTCAATGGCCATCTCGGTGCTCCTGGCCCAGTCTGTCTTCCTGCTGCTTATCTCCAAGAGGCTGCCAGCCACGTCCATGGCCATCCCCCTCATCGGCAA GTTCCTGCTCTTTGGCATGGTGCTGGTGACCATGGTCGTGGTGATCTGTGTCATCGTACTCAACATCCACTTCCGCTCGCCCAGCACCCACATGCTCTCTGAGGGAGTCAAGAAG CTCTTCCTGGAGACACTGCCTGAGGTCCTGCACATGTCCCGTCCGGCAGAGGATGGGCCCAGCCCTGGGACCCTGGTCCGGAGGAGCAGCTCCCTGGGCTACATCTCCAAGGCAGAGGAGTACTTCTCGCTGAAGTCCCGAAGTGACCTCATGTTTGAGAAGCAGTCAGAGCGTCATGGGCTGGCCCGGCGCCTCACCACCGCAC GTCGGCCCCCAGTAGGCTCTGAGCAGGCCCAGCAGGAGCTCTTCAGTGAGCTGAAGCCAGCTGTGGATGGGGCCAACTTCATCGTCAACCACATGAAGGACCAGAACAATTACAATGAG GAGAAGGACTGCTGGAATCGGATAGCCCGCACAGTGGACCGACTCTGCCTGTTTGTGGTGACACCCATCATGGTGGTGGGCACAGCCTGGATCTTCCTGCAGGGCGCCTACAACCAGCCTCCACCTCAGCCCTTCCCTGGGGACCCCTTCTCCTACCGGGAGCAGGATAAGCGCTTCATCTAG